ACAAGATTTAGGTATTCGTTATTTAGGCGCAGAACAAGATGATTGGTATCTGAAATACAACAGTCAAACTCGACGCGCAGAGGGTTGGACAACCTGGCGCGGTAATCGCTATCCATTACAATGTCGTAAGCGCAGATAAGTGGTAGTAACCTAACATTTGCTGTTCAAAGAATGAACGTTCGAGTTCTGAAGGCAAAGTTTCAGCCTTTTGACTCGAACGTTGAGGTTCTGAGGGTTAACGTTGAGGCTTTGAGGTGGAAGTGTCAGGAAATTTTCTGTGTTGGGTGTTTTGAGATGTGAGATTTTTTCACGCAGAGGCAAGGCAGCGCGTTGGGCGGCTCTGCCGACTTGAAGCGACTGCCGCGCAAAGGCGCAGAGAGGAATAGGAGAGTTTTTGATTTTTTTGACAATTGCTTTGCGAAAATTGCTGAGTCCGGCATGATTTACTTAACAGTCATCAGTAAACAGTCAACAGTAATCAGCAATATATTTTGAAGTCCCTTACTTCTAAAAAGTGGTAGTTAACAACAGTCAAATCTCCAACTAAAACCCTGATAACTGTTAACTGTTAACTGATAACTGACTTATACAAGCTTGTAGGTTGACCGTGAAAAAGTTATTCAGTGCGATTAATACTGCGGGTATTTGTCTTGCACCTTGGATGGTAGCAGGTGCGATCGCAACAGGGTTATTGTTAAGTGTGCCAGTCACAGGAATAGCGCAACAGCAAACCCGCGCATATTCAGCCAAGGAGCAAGCAGCTTTACAAGAAGCGTCAGAACTGAATCAACAAGTACTTAAGTTATACCAAGAAGGTAAATACAGTGTAGCTATCCCATTAGCAGAAAACGCATTGGCTATTCGAGAGAGGGTGCTGGGAAAAGAACATTCTGATGTCGCTACTAGCTTGAATAATTTGGCAATATTGTATGATGCACAGGGAAAATATCAACAAGCAGAGCCATTGTATCTGCGCTCCTTGGCTATTCGAGAGAAAATACTGGGTAAGAGACATCCTGTTGTCGCTATTAGCTTAAATAATTTAGCAGAACTATATCGAAAACAGGGAAAATATCAACAGGCGGAACTACTCTATCTTCGCTCTCTGGCTATCTTTAAAGAAGTGCTAAGTACAGAAAATCCTACCGTTGCCACTGTTTTAAATAACTTGGCAGAACTATATCGAGAACAGGAGAAATATCCACAGGCAGAACCACTGTATCTCAGATCATTATCTATCCGAGAGAAGGTACTGGGTAAAGAACATCTATCGGTAGCAGAAAGTTTAAATAATTTGGCATTACTGTACTATTTACAAGGCAATTATCAACAAGCGGAACCACTCTATCTTCGCTCTCTGGCTATTTTAGAGAAGATGCTGGGGAAAGAACATTCATTAGTAGCAGAAAGTTTGAATAATTTGGCATTGCTGTACGACGCACAAAAGAAATATCAACAAGCAGAGCCATTGTATATCCGCTCTTTGGCTATCCGAGAGAAGGTACTGGGTAAAGAGCATCCATTAGTTGCTACTAGTTTGAATAATTTAGCAGCTCTATACTATGTACAGGGAAAATATAAACAAGCAGAAACACTGTATCTCCGCTCTTTAGCTATCTATGAAAAAGTTTTGGGCAAAGAGCATCCATTAGTTGCTACTAACTTGAATAATTTAGGTCTTCTGTATAAAGTACAGGGAAAATATCAGCAGGCAGAAACACTATATCTCCGCTCTTTGGCTATTAGAAATAAGGTGCTTGGTAATTTCCATCGTGATGTCGCTACTAGTTTGAATAATTTGGCTCTACTGTATCAAGCACAAGCTAATATCACCTATGCTACAGATTTCTTGAAGCGTGGACTAGAAGTTGAAGAACACAATCTCAATTTAATTTTTGCTGTCGGTTCTGAACAACGAAAACAGGATTATCTCATAACTTTTAGCGGAACAACTGATATAACTGTTTCCCTATCTCTACAAGAAGCTCGCAATAATTCAACAGCCGCATCTCTCGCCCTAACTACTGTACTCCGTCGCAAAGGGCTGGTGTTAGATGCCGTAGCTGACAGTATCCAAATCTTACGCTCTAAACTTGATAAAAACCCCGAAACTCAAAAGTTATTCGCTCAATGGCTGCAAATACAACAGCAACTCTCAGCCTTAATCTACTCTCAGCCAGAAAAACAAATCGCTAACCTAAAAACTCAACTAGAAAAACTGGAAGCCGAAAAAGAAAAGTTAGAAGCAGCTATTAGTGTTAAAAGTGCCGAATTTCGTCAACAAACCCAACCAGTAGAACTCAGTGCAATTCAAGCCAAGATGCCTAAAGATGCAGCCTTGGTAGAAATTGTCCAATATCAACCATATAATATCAAAGCTAAAACAGATGCTCAAAAATACGGTAAACCGCGTTATGCGGCGGCGGTGTTGCGTTCTTCTGGTGAACCGAAGTGGGTTGATTTGGGTGAAGCCGCAGAAATTGATAAGTTAGCCATAGATTTTCGTGCAGCGTTAGCCACAGGTAAAATATTTAAAAAACTCGCCCGCACTTTAGATGCAAAATTAATTGCACCCATTCGTCCTTTATTGGGTGATGCCAGTCATATTTTAATTTCGCCTGATGGGCAATTAACATTAATTCCCTTTGAAGCTCTCAGAGATGAGCAAGATAAATTTTTAATTCAAAATTATGCTTTTTCTTACCTCACCAGTGGAAGGGATTTGTTGCGTTTCAACTCAAATGTTAAAAATGCTTCTGCACCTGTGGTATTGGCAGATATTGACTACAACCAAACCCAAACTGTCGTCTCAGCCAAACCATCTGGTGTACGCGGTTCCCAAAATCGCCGTTCTGGTGAGTTAGCTAACCTAGAATTTGAATCATTACCTGCAACTAAGGAGGAAGCCGCAGCGATTAAAAAGATTTTACCAAATGCCAAGTTACTGTTAGGTAAAGATGCCACAGAAACGGCTGTTAAACAATTACAAAACCCTAGCATTTTACACTTGGCAACTCACGGTTTCTTTATTGCTGATGTGGAACAAAATCTCAACGCCTCAGCAGATTTGGAATTAACACCAAGTCAACCGAAGATTTTAGAAGTGGAAAATCCACTGTTGCGTTCTGGGTTGGCGTTGGCTGGGTTTAATCAACGCAAGCAAGCGACAAATAACAATGATGATGGTGTGCTGACGGCGTTGGAGGTGGCGGGTTTAGATTTGCGTTCTAATCAATTAGTTGTACTTTCTGCTTGCGACACTGGTAATGGTGATGTGAAAGTTGGCGATGGTGTTTATGGTTTGCGTCGGGCTTTGGTAATTGCTGGTTCGCAAACTCAAGTTTTAAGTCTGTGGCTGGTGGATGATACGGCGACAAAGGAATTGATGGTGAAGTATTACCAAAATTTGCAAGCCGGAAAGGGGAGACATGAGGCTTTACGGTCTGCACAGTTGGATTTGCTCAATAGTCAAGAGTATAGCGAACCACAATTTTGGGCGGCGTTTGTTCCTTCTGGTAATTGGACTGCTTTAGGCAAATAGTGGGCTTTCAATCAATACAGTTCAGTTAATAGCAAGTTAGGCAAGAATATTGAGTTTCGCTACGCTTTAACGCCACTTTAACGACAGTCGCCTCAAGTTGGGGAACCCGCCCACGTAAGTGCTTCCCCAACCTATGCCGAAATAGTATTAATTTAGTTATCAGGAGTGCAAGGTTAGAGTGCTGAGTAAAAATCTTCCCCCTGACTTGGTTGGTGGGCGTAGCCTACCGCCTTAAGTAAAACTCTCCCAGGCTTGAGCGAGCAGTTGACTTAGCCAACGGCGTTGCTGTCTATCTAGCAATGGATCATCTTCGAGGACTTGTGCGGTTAAGTCTTCTAAAGATTTACCTTGAGAACGGACAATTTTAATTACTCCTGCGATCGCGGAAGCTACAAGTTCTTCATCAATGGGCTTTTGTTGTAACGCAAGAATATCTTGGGGGCTATCTGGAATGGGATAATTCATGGCGTGGGTTTACAAAGTTACAAAATGGAAAAAAAAATTGACAAATTATTAAAAGTTCTTTACAGAATCTTTA
This sequence is a window from Aulosira sp. FACHB-615. Protein-coding genes within it:
- a CDS encoding CHAT domain-containing tetratricopeptide repeat protein gives rise to the protein MKKLFSAINTAGICLAPWMVAGAIATGLLLSVPVTGIAQQQTRAYSAKEQAALQEASELNQQVLKLYQEGKYSVAIPLAENALAIRERVLGKEHSDVATSLNNLAILYDAQGKYQQAEPLYLRSLAIREKILGKRHPVVAISLNNLAELYRKQGKYQQAELLYLRSLAIFKEVLSTENPTVATVLNNLAELYREQEKYPQAEPLYLRSLSIREKVLGKEHLSVAESLNNLALLYYLQGNYQQAEPLYLRSLAILEKMLGKEHSLVAESLNNLALLYDAQKKYQQAEPLYIRSLAIREKVLGKEHPLVATSLNNLAALYYVQGKYKQAETLYLRSLAIYEKVLGKEHPLVATNLNNLGLLYKVQGKYQQAETLYLRSLAIRNKVLGNFHRDVATSLNNLALLYQAQANITYATDFLKRGLEVEEHNLNLIFAVGSEQRKQDYLITFSGTTDITVSLSLQEARNNSTAASLALTTVLRRKGLVLDAVADSIQILRSKLDKNPETQKLFAQWLQIQQQLSALIYSQPEKQIANLKTQLEKLEAEKEKLEAAISVKSAEFRQQTQPVELSAIQAKMPKDAALVEIVQYQPYNIKAKTDAQKYGKPRYAAAVLRSSGEPKWVDLGEAAEIDKLAIDFRAALATGKIFKKLARTLDAKLIAPIRPLLGDASHILISPDGQLTLIPFEALRDEQDKFLIQNYAFSYLTSGRDLLRFNSNVKNASAPVVLADIDYNQTQTVVSAKPSGVRGSQNRRSGELANLEFESLPATKEEAAAIKKILPNAKLLLGKDATETAVKQLQNPSILHLATHGFFIADVEQNLNASADLELTPSQPKILEVENPLLRSGLALAGFNQRKQATNNNDDGVLTALEVAGLDLRSNQLVVLSACDTGNGDVKVGDGVYGLRRALVIAGSQTQVLSLWLVDDTATKELMVKYYQNLQAGKGRHEALRSAQLDLLNSQEYSEPQFWAAFVPSGNWTALGK